AATCTTTGTGAATTTGAGCAGCAAAATCAAGGATTGTGCTTCCTTTGGGCAGGATAACCGGGTCTTGTAAATCCGCGGGCTTGCCTGGAGCTTTGGTGTAGGCGCGGACCGTATCCAAGATGCCAAAGATATCTTTTTTTAGCTCATCCAGATTAAGGTTTTCCTGGGCGGAGACACACAAGACGGGGTAAATTTCTGAAAATTCTTCTAACAATTTTCGGCAATGCACCTGGGCTACCTGAAGGTCGGCCTTGTTACCGGCGAAAACAGCCCTTTTATAAAAAAGACCAAACTCTGTCCTTTTTTCTTCCCCTTTCTTTAGAATCCTGATCTTACGGTGATCCAGTTCTTCGAGGACAAGTTCGATCTGGGTCCGGCAGTCTTCGGTCAAATCCAGGACGATCACCAGAGCATCGGCGTTGCGGATGAGGTTGAAAAGGCCCGACTCAGCGTATTCGTCCATCAAGGGGGGAGTGTCCACCATTTGAATTTGAATGTTCTCGAATCTCATCATCCCCGGCAAAGGTAGACGGGTAGTGAAAGGGTAGTCGGCAATCATCGGAAGGGCGTTGGTTAATGAGGCCAAAATTTGAGATTTGCCCCCGTTGGGCAACCCCACCAACAAGACCTGGGCTGCTCCCTCTTTTCTGACGACAAAAGGGTCAATTTGCCGGGAGGTTGAAGGGCGGCGTTTCGCTTCTAATTTATGTTGGGAAAGGCGTTTGCGCAGCTGGGCGATAAGTTTATCTGTCCCTTTATGATGGGGGATGATCGCCAGCATATCTTCCAAAGCCAGGACCTTTTCTTCGTTGGTCCTTGCTAGGCGGTAACGTTCTTCGGCTTCCTTATATTGGGGAGGAAGGTTGGCAGGCATAAGGCCTCTCAGAGCCAGATATTTTATGCTATATTACAACAAGCAGAAAGAAGACTCAAGAGAAGAGAGGGATGAATGAAGCGGATCGATTGTCGGGGACTGGCTTGCCCCCAGCCCGTCATGGAAACGAAAAAGGCCTTGGAAGATCAGGAAGCCGGAGAAGTTGTGGTTCTAGTGGATAACGCGGGTTCAAAAGAAAATGTGCGCCGGTTTGCTGAAAGCCAAGGGTGTCGAGTAAGCGTGGCTGAAGAAAAAGGCACATTTTTTTTGACCATTAAAAGAAGCGGAATGAATAGATCCGAAAAAGCCGAAGCGAGACAGGGCCAGGTTGCCACCGACTTAGCCATTTTCATCGATGCTGATTCTCTCGGCCGAGGTTCAGAAGATTTAGGAAAAATTCTGATGCGATCCTTCCTGCAGACGTTAGAGCAATCAGAAACCAACCTGAAGAAAATCATTTTCGTGAATAACGGTGTAAAACTGGCTTGCGCGGGATCCGAAGTTCTGGAGGACCTGCTGGAATTCGCCGCGAAAGGTGTGGAGATCCTATCCTGCGGAACTTGTTTGGATTATTTCGGAGTAAAAAAGGATCTGAAAGTGGGGAAAGTCTCGAACATGTATGAGATCCTAACCTCATTAATTCAAGCAGGGAAGGTAATTAAGGTGTAAAGCCTAAATCATTAGACCTAGCCGAAAAGTTCCGAGTTTCAGGTTTCGAGTTTTAAATTTTATTAAAGCGATCAGAGGGGATGAGATCGAGATGAATGTGAACGATGCTGTGGAAACCAGGAAAAGCATTCGCGCTTTCCTTGAAAAACCTGTCCCCTTGGAAATTTTGCAAGAGATTCTTCGATCCGCTTTCCGAGCACCTTCTTGGGGTAACACCCAGCCCGGAAAGGTTACGGTCGTAGGGGGAGAAATCTTTCAAACCATGATCAAAGAATTCGTGCAGGAAGCATCAGCCGGGGAAGCTCCTCGGACGGACGTGGCCATTC
Above is a genomic segment from Deltaproteobacteria bacterium containing:
- a CDS encoding TGS domain-containing protein, with amino-acid sequence MPANLPPQYKEAEERYRLARTNEEKVLALEDMLAIIPHHKGTDKLIAQLRKRLSQHKLEAKRRPSTSRQIDPFVVRKEGAAQVLLVGLPNGGKSQILASLTNALPMIADYPFTTRLPLPGMMRFENIQIQMVDTPPLMDEYAESGLFNLIRNADALVIVLDLTEDCRTQIELVLEELDHRKIRILKKGEEKRTEFGLFYKRAVFAGNKADLQVAQVHCRKLLEEFSEIYPVLCVSAQENLNLDELKKDIFGILDTVRAYTKAPGKPADLQDPVILPKGSTILDFAAQIHKDFAQKLKFARIWAKEKYNGQMVQRDYVLKDGDVVELHT
- the yedF gene encoding sulfurtransferase-like selenium metabolism protein YedF, which gives rise to MKRIDCRGLACPQPVMETKKALEDQEAGEVVVLVDNAGSKENVRRFAESQGCRVSVAEEKGTFFLTIKRSGMNRSEKAEARQGQVATDLAIFIDADSLGRGSEDLGKILMRSFLQTLEQSETNLKKIIFVNNGVKLACAGSEVLEDLLEFAAKGVEILSCGTCLDYFGVKKDLKVGKVSNMYEILTSLIQAGKVIKV